A stretch of the Sphingomonas sp. CL5.1 genome encodes the following:
- a CDS encoding alpha/beta hydrolase, which translates to MKQWMGIAIAIAAIAYLAGVVALTVGQRWFIYRPPANAQGHVPSGFDRVVLHTEDGLELVAAYHQASNGRPTLVYFHGNADSLKGASVASELPRQRGYGVLLVEYRGYAGNSGKPTEDGLYRDGRAALNWLAERGIARSDVILVGYSLGSGIASQLAAEGNIGGLVLVSPFSRLKDVASYHFPFVPVRWLLWDRYATIDKLRGRHLRVLVLHGDGDRVIPWKEGRSVAEAIPGAKFELVQGAGHELAFQPKSQMRILAWLSTLRRRTDQ; encoded by the coding sequence GTGAAACAGTGGATGGGAATCGCGATAGCCATTGCGGCCATCGCTTATCTCGCGGGCGTCGTCGCGCTGACCGTTGGGCAACGATGGTTCATCTATCGACCCCCCGCCAATGCTCAGGGGCATGTTCCGTCCGGATTCGACCGCGTCGTTCTGCATACTGAAGATGGGTTGGAACTGGTTGCCGCTTATCATCAGGCATCGAACGGCCGCCCGACGCTGGTCTATTTTCACGGTAATGCTGACTCGCTCAAAGGAGCGAGCGTTGCGAGTGAATTACCAAGGCAACGGGGTTACGGCGTGTTGCTTGTGGAATATCGGGGCTACGCCGGCAATTCGGGCAAGCCAACCGAAGATGGCCTGTATCGCGATGGGCGTGCTGCATTGAACTGGCTCGCAGAAAGAGGGATCGCGCGATCGGACGTGATCCTCGTCGGCTATTCGCTTGGTTCTGGGATCGCATCGCAACTTGCCGCTGAAGGCAATATCGGCGGATTGGTGTTGGTCTCCCCGTTTTCGAGGCTGAAAGATGTGGCCTCATATCATTTTCCCTTCGTCCCGGTGCGATGGCTTTTGTGGGACCGTTACGCCACGATTGATAAATTGCGCGGGCGACATTTGCGTGTTCTTGTCCTGCACGGTGATGGTGATCGCGTCATCCCGTGGAAGGAAGGTCGTAGCGTGGCGGAAGCGATTCCAGGCGCTAAATTCGAGCTTGTTCAAGGGGCCGGGCACGAACTGGCGTTTCAGCCCAAATCTCAGATGAGAATCCTGGCATGGTTGTCGACTCTTCGACGGCGCACGGATCAATAG
- a CDS encoding N-acetyltransferase — MALTPVPGDQLATIVTSLEMTRRPPLRPAPDAPLRLVHWPAPDLDKYRALFRRVGGPWLWYSRLAMDDARLAEIVHAPAVSVFAAVDRAGIEVGMLELDHARPATCEICYFGLVPELAGKGHGRWLMSEALTRAWRAEVRRVTVNTCTLDHPSALNFYRAQGFVAVKRTIETFPDPRLLGLLPADAAPQVPLLASRR, encoded by the coding sequence ATGGCCCTCACCCCCGTGCCGGGCGACCAGCTCGCGACGATCGTGACGTCGCTGGAGATGACTCGCCGTCCGCCGCTGCGCCCCGCGCCGGATGCGCCGCTGCGGCTGGTGCATTGGCCCGCGCCGGACCTCGACAAATATCGCGCGCTGTTCCGCCGCGTCGGCGGGCCGTGGCTATGGTATTCGCGGCTGGCGATGGACGATGCGCGGCTGGCGGAGATCGTCCATGCCCCCGCCGTCTCCGTTTTCGCCGCCGTCGATCGCGCGGGGATCGAGGTCGGGATGCTGGAGCTGGACCATGCCCGTCCGGCGACGTGCGAGATCTGCTATTTCGGGCTGGTGCCGGAGCTTGCCGGAAAAGGCCATGGCCGCTGGCTGATGAGCGAGGCGCTGACGCGGGCGTGGCGCGCCGAGGTGCGGCGCGTGACGGTCAACACCTGCACGCTCGATCACCCTTCCGCGCTCAATTTCTATCGCGCGCAGGGCTTCGTCGCGGTTAAGCGGACGATCGAGACCTTTCCCGATCCGCGCCTGCTCGGCCTGCTGCCGGCGGACGCGGCGCCTCAGGTCCCCTTGCTCGCCAGCCGCCGATAG
- the queC gene encoding 7-cyano-7-deazaguanine synthase QueC, producing MTSQSPLAVVLVSGGLDSMVSAALAREAGFRVLALSVDYNQRHQVELAAARRVARLLGAERHVVLPLDLRAFGGSALTDDIAVPKDGVGEGIPVTYVPARNTIFLSLALGWAEASGARDIYVGVNALDYSGYPDCRPEFIAGFEALAELATKAGVEGAPFRIRAPLQMMTKADVVREGARLGLDMGVSWSCYDPAPGGLHCGLCDSCRLRHKGFEEAGVPDPTAYAVTPPAP from the coding sequence ATGACAAGCCAATCCCCGCTGGCGGTCGTCCTGGTTTCGGGCGGCCTGGACTCCATGGTTTCCGCCGCACTCGCGCGCGAGGCCGGTTTCCGCGTGCTGGCGCTGTCGGTCGATTACAACCAGCGGCATCAGGTGGAACTGGCCGCCGCGCGGCGCGTCGCCCGCCTGCTCGGGGCGGAGCGCCATGTCGTCCTGCCGCTCGACCTGCGCGCGTTCGGCGGATCGGCGCTGACCGACGATATCGCCGTGCCGAAGGACGGGGTGGGCGAGGGGATTCCGGTCACCTACGTGCCCGCGCGCAACACGATCTTCCTCAGCCTCGCGCTCGGCTGGGCGGAGGCGAGCGGCGCGCGCGACATCTATGTCGGCGTCAACGCGCTCGATTATTCGGGCTATCCCGATTGTCGCCCGGAATTCATCGCCGGCTTCGAGGCGCTGGCCGAGCTTGCCACCAAGGCCGGGGTGGAGGGCGCGCCGTTCCGCATCCGCGCGCCGCTCCAGATGATGACCAAGGCCGATGTCGTGCGCGAGGGCGCGCGGCTCGGGCTGGACATGGGCGTGAGCTGGTCGTGCTACGATCCCGCGCCGGGCGGGCTGCATTGCGGCCTGTGCGATAGCTGCCGGCTGCGCCACAAGGGCTTCGAGGAGGCTGGCGTGCCCGATCCGACCGCTTATGCGGTGACGCCCCCGGCGCCCTGA
- a CDS encoding aspartate aminotransferase family protein: MTITALMPVYPRCGVRPVRGEGAYLYGERGEKYLDFASGIAVNCLGHGHPKLVKAIADQAATLMHVSNLYGSPQGEHFAQRLIDATFADTVFFTNSGAEAVECAIKTARRYHFANGHPERHDLITFDTAFHGRTLGTISATNQPKMRDGFEPLLPGFKYASFNDLAGALALIDGNTAGFLVEPIQGEGGIRPATQEFLQGLRKACDEHGLLLVLDEVQAGYGRTGKLFAHELYGITPDIMAVAKGIGGGFPLGACLATEEAAKGMVIGTHGSTYGGNPLAMAAGEAVLDVILEDGFLENVEKTGNRLRQALEQMIPNHDHLFDSVRGHGLMLGLKLKSDSRRFVAHARDNHGLLLVSAGDNVVRILPPLNIDESHIAECVERLSEAARVYVPAADD; this comes from the coding sequence GTGACCATCACCGCACTGATGCCCGTCTATCCCCGGTGCGGGGTGCGGCCGGTGCGAGGCGAGGGGGCGTATCTCTATGGCGAGCGCGGCGAGAAATATCTCGATTTCGCCAGCGGCATCGCGGTCAACTGCCTCGGCCACGGCCATCCGAAGCTGGTGAAGGCGATCGCCGATCAGGCGGCGACGCTGATGCACGTCAGCAACCTCTACGGCAGCCCGCAGGGCGAGCATTTCGCGCAGCGGCTGATCGACGCCACCTTCGCCGACACGGTGTTCTTCACCAATTCGGGCGCGGAGGCGGTGGAGTGCGCGATCAAGACGGCGCGGCGCTATCATTTCGCCAACGGCCATCCCGAGCGGCATGACCTCATCACCTTCGACACCGCCTTCCACGGGCGGACGCTGGGGACGATCTCCGCCACCAACCAGCCGAAGATGCGCGACGGGTTCGAGCCGCTGCTACCGGGCTTCAAATACGCCAGTTTCAACGATCTCGCCGGCGCGCTGGCGCTGATCGACGGCAATACCGCCGGCTTCCTGGTCGAGCCGATCCAGGGCGAAGGCGGCATCCGCCCGGCGACGCAGGAGTTCCTGCAAGGGCTGCGCAAGGCGTGCGACGAGCACGGCTTGCTGCTGGTGCTGGACGAGGTGCAGGCGGGTTACGGCCGCACCGGCAAATTGTTCGCGCACGAGCTGTACGGCATCACGCCGGACATCATGGCGGTGGCGAAGGGCATCGGCGGCGGCTTCCCGCTCGGCGCCTGCCTCGCGACCGAGGAGGCCGCGAAGGGCATGGTGATCGGCACGCACGGCTCCACCTATGGCGGCAACCCGCTGGCGATGGCGGCGGGCGAGGCGGTGCTTGACGTGATCCTCGAGGACGGCTTCCTCGAGAATGTCGAGAAGACGGGCAACCGGCTGCGGCAGGCGCTGGAGCAGATGATCCCGAACCACGATCATCTGTTCGACAGCGTGCGCGGCCACGGGCTGATGCTCGGACTCAAGCTCAAGAGCGACAGCCGGCGCTTCGTCGCCCATGCGCGCGACAACCATGGGCTGCTGCTGGTGTCGGCCGGCGACAATGTCGTCCGCATCCTGCCGCCGCTCAACATCGACGAGAGCCATATCGCCGAATGCGTCGAGCGGCTGAGCGAGGCGGCGCGGGTGTACGTGCCCGCCGCCGACGATTGA
- the lipB gene encoding lipoyl(octanoyl) transferase LipB, whose product MDQSADIEWRVSPGLTDYAAALAGMEARAAAIAAGEAGELIWLVEHPPVYTAGTSADPAELIDPRFPVVSAGRGGRYTYHGPGQRVGYLMLDLTRRGRDVRHFVHSLEGWVIAALARLGIEGFRAPGRIGIWTIDRAGREAKIGAIGVRVRRWVTFHGFSVNLSPDLAHFGGIVPCGIADYPVTSAEALGAPQDLATFDAALALTRDDFINALSGARENET is encoded by the coding sequence GTGGACCAGTCAGCCGATATCGAATGGCGCGTGTCGCCGGGCCTTACCGATTATGCCGCCGCGCTCGCCGGAATGGAGGCGCGCGCCGCCGCGATCGCCGCGGGGGAAGCGGGCGAGCTGATCTGGCTCGTCGAGCATCCCCCGGTCTACACCGCCGGCACCAGCGCCGACCCGGCCGAGTTGATCGATCCGCGCTTCCCGGTGGTGAGCGCGGGGCGGGGCGGGCGCTACACCTATCACGGGCCGGGGCAGCGCGTGGGCTATCTGATGCTGGACCTGACGCGGCGCGGGCGCGACGTGCGGCATTTCGTCCATTCGCTCGAAGGCTGGGTGATCGCGGCGCTGGCGCGGCTCGGGATCGAGGGTTTCCGCGCGCCGGGGCGGATCGGCATCTGGACGATCGACCGCGCCGGGCGCGAGGCGAAGATCGGCGCGATCGGCGTGCGCGTGCGGCGCTGGGTGACGTTCCACGGCTTTTCGGTGAACCTCTCGCCCGACCTCGCGCACTTCGGCGGGATCGTGCCGTGCGGCATCGCCGACTATCCGGTGACCAGCGCCGAAGCGCTTGGCGCGCCGCAGGATCTTGCAACCTTCGACGCCGCTCTGGCGTTGACCCGCGACGACTTCATCAATGCCCTCTCCGGCGCTCGCGAAAACGAGACTTGA
- a CDS encoding pilus assembly protein TadG-related protein: MKRLAADRRGGVGMLLAAAMPILIGMAAFAVDVGSVQLDTRRLQGIADAAALAAASGDAADGQKTAEAMVAAARFPRAVTTRVTRGSYSADATIAPAARFVASPSGSGAARVELQSTSPTFLAAIFGRREVVIARTATAARQRYAAFSIGSRLASLDGGLLNNYLSALTGSNVSLSVMDYNALAGADVDLLRYLPMLRTSAGLKAVTYDDILKSNVSTPQALDALAGALSADGKADAARAVNGLLKLVGERSLTLSALIDAGPFARQGEGGTGIARVDSLAMLTAILQLASKERQVALNLGATVPGLTSTRVSLAIGEREANSPWITITDTGAPIVRTAQTRLYVRTQIGSVSLPGIGSLATIDLPLFVEIAGAEGRLAAIDCAGANVRNVTLEARTDIVRAAIGTIDESKLADFKTPITPTRTTLVHTLLADVTGLADISAGASEPWQSLRFDAAAIAAGTRQKVRATSPVGGLATSLISRASVRAVLLGILPLPLDPLVQAVGGALSLVAPALDGLLMNLTGLLGVGIGEADLRVTGVRCGTAVLVG; the protein is encoded by the coding sequence GTGAAGCGGCTGGCGGCGGACCGGCGCGGGGGCGTCGGGATGCTGCTGGCGGCGGCCATGCCGATCCTGATCGGCATGGCCGCGTTCGCGGTCGATGTCGGCTCGGTGCAGCTCGACACGCGGCGCCTCCAGGGGATCGCGGACGCCGCCGCGCTCGCCGCCGCCTCGGGGGATGCGGCGGACGGGCAGAAAACGGCGGAAGCGATGGTCGCCGCCGCGCGCTTTCCCCGCGCGGTGACGACGCGGGTGACGCGGGGCAGCTACAGCGCCGACGCGACGATCGCACCGGCCGCGCGCTTCGTCGCCTCGCCATCGGGCAGCGGCGCGGCGCGGGTGGAGCTGCAATCGACCTCGCCCACCTTCCTCGCGGCGATCTTCGGGCGGCGCGAGGTGGTGATCGCCCGCACCGCCACCGCCGCGCGGCAACGCTATGCCGCCTTCTCGATCGGGTCGCGGCTGGCGAGCCTCGACGGCGGGCTGCTCAACAATTATCTCTCCGCGCTGACGGGGAGCAACGTCTCGCTCTCCGTGATGGATTACAATGCCCTGGCCGGGGCGGATGTCGATCTGCTGCGCTACCTGCCGATGCTCCGCACCAGCGCGGGGCTGAAGGCGGTGACCTATGACGATATCCTGAAGAGCAACGTCTCCACCCCGCAGGCGCTCGACGCGCTGGCCGGCGCGCTGAGCGCGGACGGCAAGGCGGATGCGGCGCGGGCGGTCAACGGCCTGCTCAAGCTGGTCGGCGAGCGTTCGCTCACGCTCTCCGCGCTGATCGACGCCGGGCCGTTCGCGCGGCAGGGCGAGGGCGGCACCGGCATCGCCAGGGTCGATTCGCTGGCGATGCTGACGGCGATCCTGCAACTCGCCTCGAAAGAGCGGCAGGTGGCGCTCAACCTCGGCGCGACGGTGCCGGGGCTGACCTCGACCCGCGTGTCGCTGGCGATCGGCGAGCGCGAGGCCAATTCGCCGTGGATCACGATCACCGACACCGGCGCCCCGATCGTCCGCACCGCGCAGACGCGGCTCTATGTGCGCACGCAGATCGGATCGGTTAGCCTGCCCGGCATCGGGTCGCTGGCGACGATCGACCTGCCGCTGTTCGTCGAGATTGCCGGGGCGGAGGGGCGGCTGGCCGCGATCGACTGCGCCGGGGCCAATGTCCGCAACGTGACGCTGGAGGCGCGGACCGATATCGTGCGCGCGGCGATCGGCACTATCGACGAATCGAAGCTCGCCGATTTCAAGACCCCGATCACGCCGACGCGGACGACGCTGGTCCACACCCTGCTGGCCGATGTCACCGGCCTCGCCGACATCTCCGCCGGAGCGAGCGAGCCGTGGCAGAGCCTGCGCTTCGACGCTGCGGCGATCGCGGCGGGCACGCGCCAGAAGGTGCGCGCGACCTCTCCGGTCGGCGGGCTGGCGACCTCGCTGATCTCGCGCGCGTCGGTGCGGGCGGTGCTGCTCGGCATCCTGCCGCTGCCGCTCGACCCGCTGGTGCAGGCGGTCGGCGGGGCGCTCTCGCTGGTCGCGCCGGCGCTCGACGGGCTGCTGATGAACCTCACCGGGCTGCTCGGTGTCGGCATCGGCGAGGCGGACCTGCGCGTGACCGGCGTGCGTTGCGGCACGGCGGTGCTGGTGGGATAG
- the argF gene encoding ornithine carbamoyltransferase has protein sequence MNVRHFLNLSDAGADGIAAILADAIDRKKARAGLPKGAPDADAPLAGRALAMVFEKNSTRTRFSFDMAIRQLGGAPIVADAGTMQIGRGETIADTARVLSGYVDAIMIRTDDHAKIEEMAAHATVPVINGLTDASHPCQIVADLQTIIEHGKALPGLKVAWLGDGNNVLASIMEAAGLLHFDVIAACPQGFMPADADVALGRGRARVVADPAEAAAGADVIVTDTWVSMGQAHAETKLRAMAPYQVTRDLMAKAKPDAVFLHCLPAHRGEEVTADVIDGPQSLIWDEAENRLHAQKAILRWCFGQIG, from the coding sequence ATGAACGTCCGTCACTTCCTGAACCTGTCCGATGCCGGCGCGGACGGCATCGCCGCGATCCTCGCCGATGCGATCGATCGCAAGAAGGCGCGCGCCGGCCTGCCCAAAGGCGCGCCCGACGCCGACGCGCCGCTCGCCGGCCGCGCGCTGGCGATGGTGTTCGAGAAGAACTCCACCCGCACGCGCTTCAGCTTCGACATGGCGATCCGCCAGCTCGGCGGCGCGCCGATCGTCGCGGACGCCGGCACGATGCAGATCGGACGCGGCGAGACGATCGCGGACACCGCGCGCGTCCTCTCCGGCTATGTCGACGCGATCATGATCCGCACCGACGATCACGCCAAGATCGAGGAGATGGCGGCTCACGCCACGGTGCCGGTCATCAACGGCCTCACCGACGCCTCGCACCCGTGCCAGATCGTCGCGGACCTCCAGACGATCATCGAGCACGGCAAGGCGCTGCCGGGGCTGAAGGTCGCGTGGCTCGGCGACGGCAACAACGTGCTCGCCTCGATCATGGAGGCCGCCGGGCTGCTGCACTTCGACGTGATCGCCGCCTGTCCGCAAGGCTTCATGCCCGCCGACGCCGATGTCGCGCTGGGGCGGGGCCGAGCGCGCGTCGTCGCCGATCCGGCCGAGGCGGCGGCGGGCGCGGACGTGATCGTCACCGATACCTGGGTGTCGATGGGGCAGGCCCATGCCGAAACGAAGCTCAGGGCGATGGCGCCCTATCAGGTGACGCGCGACCTGATGGCGAAGGCGAAGCCCGACGCGGTGTTCCTCCATTGCCTGCCCGCGCATCGCGGCGAGGAAGTGACGGCGGACGTGATCGACGGCCCGCAATCGCTGATCTGGGACGAGGCGGAGAACCGGCTCCACGCCCAGAAGGCGATCCTGCGCTGGTGCTTCGGCCAGATCGGTTGA
- a CDS encoding Hsp33 family molecular chaperone HslO: MADVSGTDLDRALGFAIPERNARGRIARLGPVLDEILSAHAYPPAIEALLAEALMLGALIGSTLKDDAGQLTLQAQTENGVVRLLVVDYRGGELRGYVDFDAERLAAGPAEPTLFALFGQGYLAITFDLASSGERYQGIVPLDGASLAEVAERYFVQSEQIPSLVRVGVRHEDGHVIAGGLFLQHLPHGEEGRERLHVRHDHPEWENVAALGATMGADELADPALPLETLIWRLFNEEREVRVLAESRIVRGCRCTAGHIQSVLAKFPIEEQREMADADGVIAVDCRFCSTVFPVRIGSAAA, translated from the coding sequence ATGGCTGACGTTTCCGGAACCGATCTAGATCGCGCGCTGGGCTTCGCGATTCCGGAGCGCAACGCGCGCGGGCGCATCGCGCGGCTCGGACCGGTGCTGGACGAGATTCTCTCCGCCCACGCCTACCCCCCGGCGATCGAGGCGCTGCTGGCCGAGGCGCTGATGCTCGGCGCGCTGATCGGCTCGACGCTGAAGGACGATGCCGGCCAGCTCACGCTCCAGGCGCAGACCGAGAATGGCGTCGTGCGGCTGCTGGTGGTCGATTATCGCGGCGGCGAGCTGCGCGGCTATGTCGATTTCGATGCCGAGCGGCTGGCGGCGGGGCCGGCGGAGCCGACATTGTTCGCGCTGTTCGGGCAGGGCTATCTCGCGATCACCTTCGATCTCGCCAGCAGCGGCGAGCGCTATCAGGGCATCGTCCCGCTCGACGGCGCATCGCTGGCGGAGGTGGCGGAGCGCTATTTCGTCCAGTCCGAGCAGATCCCCAGCCTCGTGCGCGTCGGCGTGCGGCATGAGGACGGCCATGTCATCGCCGGCGGCCTGTTCCTCCAGCACCTGCCGCATGGCGAGGAAGGGCGCGAGCGGCTGCATGTCCGCCACGATCACCCCGAGTGGGAGAATGTCGCCGCGCTCGGCGCGACGATGGGGGCGGACGAGCTGGCCGATCCGGCGCTGCCGCTGGAGACGTTGATCTGGCGGCTGTTCAACGAGGAGCGCGAGGTGCGCGTGCTGGCGGAGAGCCGAATCGTGCGCGGCTGTCGCTGCACCGCCGGGCATATCCAGTCGGTGCTGGCCAAGTTCCCGATCGAGGAACAGCGCGAGATGGCCGACGCGGACGGGGTGATCGCGGTCGATTGCCGCTTCTGCTCCACCGTTTTCCCGGTCCGGATCGGTTCCGCCGCCGCATGA
- the parE gene encoding DNA topoisomerase IV subunit B — MSDDLFDPSASAGSPANSYDASSIEVLEGLEPVRRRPGMYIGGTDERALHHLAAEVLDNAMDEAVAGHATRIEVTLAAGNRLTIVDNGRGMPVDPHPKFPDKSALEVILSMLHSGGKFAGKAYATSGGLHGVGVSVVNALSSDTVVEVARDRQLYRQRFSKGQTLGPLENAGSAPNRRGTSVAFTPDVEIFGTEMHFKPARLYRLARSKAYLFAGVEIRWKCAPELIADDTPAEAVFQFPGGLADHLREQIAGRECATADFFTGTQEFPAGQGRVEWAVAWPLWSDGSYSWYCNTIPTPDGGTHEQGLRQALVRGLRAFGDLVGNKRAKDLSADDVMVGSELMLSVFIRDPQFQSQTKDRLTSPEAAGLVEKAVRDHFDHYLSHNMDRGKALLGYVLERMDERLRRKQEREVKRKTATSGRKLRLPGKLTDCAADSPEGTELFIVEGDSAGGSAKQARDRKTQAILPIRGKILNVASATSAKILANQEIADLGQALGCGTRKDCVADNLRYERVIIMTDADVDGAHIATLLMTFFFQEMPDIVRRGHLYLAQPPLYRLTAGSKSLYARDDAHRAEIEAGPFRGRKVEVARFKGLGEMNPGQLRETTMDPATRSLIRITLPQEYEERAGVKDLVDRLMGTNPAHRFAFIQENAARIDEETIDA, encoded by the coding sequence ATGTCCGACGATCTCTTCGACCCTTCCGCCTCCGCCGGCAGCCCCGCCAACAGCTACGACGCTTCCTCGATCGAGGTGCTGGAGGGGCTGGAGCCGGTGCGGCGGCGGCCGGGCATGTATATCGGCGGCACCGACGAACGCGCGCTGCACCATCTCGCCGCCGAGGTGCTCGACAATGCGATGGACGAGGCGGTCGCCGGCCACGCGACGCGGATCGAGGTGACGCTGGCCGCCGGCAACCGCCTCACGATCGTCGACAACGGGCGCGGGATGCCGGTCGATCCGCACCCCAAGTTCCCGGACAAGAGCGCGCTGGAGGTGATCCTCTCCATGCTCCATTCCGGCGGCAAGTTCGCCGGCAAGGCCTATGCCACCTCGGGCGGGCTGCACGGGGTCGGTGTGTCGGTGGTCAACGCACTGTCGTCGGACACGGTGGTCGAGGTGGCGCGCGACCGCCAGCTTTATCGCCAGCGTTTCTCGAAGGGGCAGACGCTGGGGCCGCTGGAGAATGCGGGCAGCGCGCCGAACCGGCGCGGCACCTCGGTCGCCTTCACGCCGGACGTGGAGATTTTCGGGACCGAGATGCACTTCAAGCCGGCGCGGCTCTATCGCCTCGCGCGGTCCAAGGCCTATCTGTTCGCGGGCGTGGAAATCCGCTGGAAATGCGCGCCCGAGCTGATCGCGGACGATACGCCGGCCGAGGCGGTGTTCCAGTTCCCCGGCGGCCTCGCCGATCACCTGCGCGAGCAGATCGCGGGCCGGGAGTGCGCGACGGCCGATTTCTTCACCGGCACGCAGGAATTTCCCGCCGGGCAGGGCCGCGTCGAATGGGCGGTGGCGTGGCCCCTGTGGTCGGACGGTAGCTATAGCTGGTATTGCAACACCATCCCGACCCCCGACGGCGGCACGCATGAGCAGGGCTTGCGGCAGGCTTTGGTGCGCGGGCTTCGCGCGTTCGGCGATCTGGTCGGCAACAAGCGCGCCAAGGACCTTTCCGCCGACGACGTGATGGTCGGATCGGAGCTGATGCTCTCCGTCTTCATCCGCGATCCGCAATTCCAGTCGCAGACCAAGGACCGGCTGACCTCGCCGGAAGCGGCCGGGCTGGTCGAGAAGGCGGTGCGCGACCATTTCGATCATTACCTCAGCCACAATATGGATCGCGGCAAGGCGCTGCTCGGCTATGTGCTGGAGCGGATGGACGAGCGCCTGCGCCGCAAGCAGGAGCGCGAGGTCAAGCGCAAGACGGCCACTTCCGGGCGCAAGCTGCGCCTGCCCGGCAAGCTCACCGATTGCGCGGCGGACAGCCCGGAGGGGACCGAGCTGTTCATCGTCGAGGGCGATTCGGCCGGCGGCTCGGCCAAGCAGGCGCGCGACCGCAAGACGCAGGCGATCCTGCCGATCCGCGGCAAGATATTGAACGTCGCGTCCGCCACCTCCGCCAAGATCCTCGCCAATCAGGAGATCGCCGATCTGGGGCAGGCGCTGGGCTGCGGCACGCGCAAGGATTGCGTGGCCGACAATCTGCGCTACGAGCGCGTCATCATCATGACCGACGCGGATGTCGACGGCGCGCATATCGCGACATTGCTGATGACCTTCTTCTTCCAGGAGATGCCGGACATCGTGCGGCGCGGGCACCTCTATCTCGCGCAGCCGCCGCTCTATCGCCTGACGGCGGGCAGCAAGTCGCTCTACGCGCGCGACGACGCCCACCGCGCCGAGATCGAGGCGGGGCCGTTCAGGGGCAGGAAGGTGGAGGTCGCGCGCTTCAAGGGCCTCGGCGAGATGAACCCCGGCCAGCTGCGCGAGACGACGATGGACCCGGCGACGCGCAGCCTGATCCGCATCACCCTGCCGCAGGAATATGAGGAGCGCGCGGGGGTGAAGGACCTGGTCGATCGCCTGATGGGCACTAACCCGGCCCACCGCTTCGCCTTCATCCAGGAGAATGCCGCGCGGATCGACGAGGAGACGATCGACGCGTGA
- a CDS encoding TadE/TadG family type IV pilus assembly protein codes for MKRSSSFPPVTLLRDSRGAAIVEFALLAPVLLMILLGISGYGQYFLLAHSTQQLANDSARATIAGMSAAERLSLANAAMTRELLRLPEIRPGTATLSVEEAPPMITVRVRVDASRIGMFHIGLLPMPDPLIERSAVIQQGGVL; via the coding sequence ATGAAACGATCATCCTCTTTCCCGCCCGTGACGCTGCTCCGCGATTCGCGGGGGGCGGCGATCGTCGAATTCGCGCTGCTCGCCCCGGTGCTGCTGATGATCCTGCTCGGGATCTCGGGCTACGGCCAGTATTTCCTGCTCGCGCATAGCACGCAGCAGCTCGCCAACGATTCGGCGCGCGCGACGATCGCGGGGATGAGCGCGGCTGAGCGGCTGTCGCTCGCCAATGCGGCGATGACCCGCGAACTGCTGCGCCTGCCCGAAATCCGGCCCGGCACCGCCACGCTCTCGGTGGAGGAGGCGCCGCCGATGATCACGGTGCGTGTTCGCGTCGACGCCAGCCGGATCGGGATGTTCCATATCGGCCTCCTGCCGATGCCCGATCCGCTGATCGAGCGCAGCGCGGTGATCCAGCAGGGGGGCGTGCTGTGA
- the queE gene encoding 7-carboxy-7-deazaguanine synthase: MSYAVKEMFLTLQGEGVQAGRRAVFVRFAGCNLWSGREEDRANAVCRFCDTDFVGMDGLGGGRFADAAALAAAVVAMWDGPAAERFVVLTGGEPMLQVDDALVDALHAAGFFIAIESNGTLPVHPRIDWVCISPKAGSETVQRSGDELKLVWPQPGSDVDAMETWDFTHHLIQPLDDPQADANRVAAVALVMERPRWRLTLQTHKMLGLR; this comes from the coding sequence ATGAGCTACGCCGTCAAGGAAATGTTCCTGACGCTCCAGGGCGAGGGCGTGCAGGCGGGCCGGCGCGCGGTGTTCGTGCGCTTCGCGGGGTGCAACCTGTGGTCGGGGCGCGAGGAGGATCGCGCGAACGCGGTCTGCCGCTTTTGCGATACCGATTTCGTCGGCATGGACGGGCTGGGCGGCGGGCGCTTCGCCGATGCCGCCGCGCTCGCCGCGGCGGTCGTCGCGATGTGGGACGGCCCGGCGGCGGAGCGTTTCGTGGTGCTGACCGGCGGCGAGCCGATGCTGCAGGTCGACGACGCGCTGGTCGACGCGCTCCACGCCGCCGGATTCTTCATCGCGATCGAGAGCAACGGCACGTTGCCGGTCCATCCCCGTATCGACTGGGTGTGCATCAGCCCCAAGGCCGGAAGCGAGACGGTGCAGCGCTCGGGCGACGAGCTGAAGCTGGTCTGGCCGCAACCGGGGAGCGACGTGGATGCGATGGAAACATGGGACTTCACGCATCATCTGATCCAGCCGCTCGACGATCCCCAGGCGGACGCCAATCGCGTGGCGGCGGTCGCGCTGGTCATGGAGCGACCGCGCTGGCGGCTGACGCTCCAGACGCACAAGATGCTGGGACTGCGCTAG